Proteins co-encoded in one Salvia splendens isolate huo1 chromosome 4, SspV2, whole genome shotgun sequence genomic window:
- the LOC121799358 gene encoding GATA transcription factor 26-like isoform X1 yields MGKHGPCYHCGVTSTPLWRNGPPEKPVLCNACGSRWRTKGTLANYTPLHARAEPDELEDLRFTKVKTISVISKEQKVLKRKLNSDVAEFGDVPPDRYQGLHKVYDEDTCNRSSSGSAISNSEKFAQYGNADTSDLTSPPQPSAWDSIVPSRKRTCVSRQKPSPFEVLTKDLYTLWYEQQSSCLSQSSEEDLFLESDKPMVSVEIGHGSVLIWHPSSFVREEESEASSHSVDNKQYTLTSRDIRFHGPIEDTSAYSSSKVNEKLKNKAYPGIGQEQTRRDKDQVVKLPILAHHNSPLCYIDLQDIINFELFSSHLTNGEQQHLMNLLPSVDTSDAPYSLKSMFDSTEFNMNLSSFQTLIVEGVFDNSFGGVNREDCRILKKLVLGDLAKSKWVEQHTAFKDLKCKNSIKSVVTGGYNGFEIVNAAPLKRSREGQHQETTGSKIMMKSPRKVVMKSSYGKKEVLVVDRDESFVGAQSLFSIQNENGSSVLDMSYLECENSDQDLLLDIPSNGSFPQAELLTSSSCG; encoded by the exons ATGGGAAAGCATGGACCTTGCTATCACTGTGGTGTTACAA GCACCCCTCTTTGGCGTAATGGGCCTCCTGAGAAGCCAGTACTCTGCAATGCATGTGGTTCACGGTGGAGGACAAAGGGAACTTTGGCAAACTATACTCCTCTACATGCTAGGGCAGAACCTGATGAATTAGAAGATTTGAGGTTTACTAAGGTGAAAACTATATCTGTAATTAGCAAAGAGCAGAAGGTTCTGAAGCGGAAGCTCAATAGTGATGTAGCTGAATTTGGAGACGTTCCCCCTGACCGTTACCAGGGTTTGCACAAAGTCTATGATGAAGATACATGCAATAGATCAAGCTCCGGTTCTGCCATATCCAACTCTGAAAAATTCGCTCAATATGGCAACGCCGATACAAGTGATTTGACAA GTCCTCCCCAACCCAGTGCGTGGGATTCGATTGTTCCTTCTAGGAAGAGAACCTGTGTCTCAAGGCAAAAACCTTCTCCATTTGAGGTTCTTACGAAAGACCTGTATACATTATGGTATGAACAACAGTCATCATGCTTGTCTCAATCTTCCGAAGAAGACTTGTTTCTCGAGAGCGACAAACCAATGGTATCTGTTGAGATTGGACATGGAAGTGTACTTATTTGGCACCCAAGTTCATTTGTTAGAGAAGAAGAGTCGGAAGCGAGCTCCCATTCCGTGGATAACAAGCAGTATACCTTAACATCACGGGATATAAGATTTCATGGTCCCATTGAAGACACAAGTGCCTACTCATCGAGTAAAGTTAATGAGAAACTTAAGAATAAGGCTTATCCTGGCATTGGACAGGAACAAACGAGAAG AGACAAGGATCAAGTTGTAAAATTACCGATTCTTGCACATCATAATTCTCCACTATGTTACATAGATCTACAA GACATCATTAATTTCGAATTGTTTTCAAGTCATTTGACAAATGGTGAACAACAACACTTGATGAACCTTTTACCTTCTGTTGACACTTCAGATGCTCCATACAG CCTTAAAAGCATGTTCGATAGCACCGAGTTCAACATGAATCTGTCATCCTTCCAAACACTTATCGTTGAGGGAGTTTTTGACAACTCATTTGGTGGGGTCAATAGGGAGGATTGCAGAATTTTGAAGAAGCTTGTCTTAGGCGATTTAGCTAAATCAAAGTGGGTTGAACAACACACAGCTTTTAAG GATCTGAAGTGCAAAAACTCCATCAAGTCAGTAGTGACAGGAGGATACAATGGCTTTGAAATCGTCAACGCAGCACCCTTAAAAAGATCACGAGAGGGACAACACCAAGAAACTACAG GATCGAAAATTATGATGAAGAGTCCCAGAAAAGTTGTTATGAAGTCGAGCTATGGTAAAAAAGAAGTCCTAGTCGTAGATAGAGATGAATCCTTCGTGGGTGCTCAGAGTCTATTTTCAATCCAAAATGAAAATGGTTCCTCGGTGCTGGACATGTCCTATCTCGAATGTGAGAATTCGGACCAGGACTTGCTGCTAGATATCCCATCCAATGGCTCCTTTCCACAGGCAGAGCTCCTCACTAGTTCGAGTTGTGGCTAG
- the LOC121799358 gene encoding GATA transcription factor 26-like isoform X2: MGKHGPCYHCGVTSTPLWRNGPPEKPVLCNACGSRWRTKGTLANYTPLHARAEPDELEDLRFTKVKTISVISKEQKVLKRKLNSDVAEFGDVPPDRYQGLHKVYDEDTCNRSSSGSAISNSEKFAQYGNADTSDLTSPPQPSAWDSIVPSRKRTCVSRQKPSPFEVLTKDLYTLWYEQQSSCLSQSSEEDLFLESDKPMVSVEIGHGSVLIWHPSSFVREEESEASSHSVDNKQYTLTSRDIRFHGPIEDTSAYSSSKVNEKLKNKAYPGIGQEQTRRDKDQVVKLPILAHHNSPLCYIDLQDIINFELFSSHLTNGEQQHLMNLLPSVDTSDAPYSLKSMFDSTEFNMNLSSFQTLIVEGVFDNSFGGVNREDCRILKKLVLGDLAKSKWVEQHTAFKDLKCKNSIKSVVTGGYNGFEIVNAAPLKRSREGQHQETTGTFFGHNSSRKLVRPYYFKHEAHYS; this comes from the exons ATGGGAAAGCATGGACCTTGCTATCACTGTGGTGTTACAA GCACCCCTCTTTGGCGTAATGGGCCTCCTGAGAAGCCAGTACTCTGCAATGCATGTGGTTCACGGTGGAGGACAAAGGGAACTTTGGCAAACTATACTCCTCTACATGCTAGGGCAGAACCTGATGAATTAGAAGATTTGAGGTTTACTAAGGTGAAAACTATATCTGTAATTAGCAAAGAGCAGAAGGTTCTGAAGCGGAAGCTCAATAGTGATGTAGCTGAATTTGGAGACGTTCCCCCTGACCGTTACCAGGGTTTGCACAAAGTCTATGATGAAGATACATGCAATAGATCAAGCTCCGGTTCTGCCATATCCAACTCTGAAAAATTCGCTCAATATGGCAACGCCGATACAAGTGATTTGACAA GTCCTCCCCAACCCAGTGCGTGGGATTCGATTGTTCCTTCTAGGAAGAGAACCTGTGTCTCAAGGCAAAAACCTTCTCCATTTGAGGTTCTTACGAAAGACCTGTATACATTATGGTATGAACAACAGTCATCATGCTTGTCTCAATCTTCCGAAGAAGACTTGTTTCTCGAGAGCGACAAACCAATGGTATCTGTTGAGATTGGACATGGAAGTGTACTTATTTGGCACCCAAGTTCATTTGTTAGAGAAGAAGAGTCGGAAGCGAGCTCCCATTCCGTGGATAACAAGCAGTATACCTTAACATCACGGGATATAAGATTTCATGGTCCCATTGAAGACACAAGTGCCTACTCATCGAGTAAAGTTAATGAGAAACTTAAGAATAAGGCTTATCCTGGCATTGGACAGGAACAAACGAGAAG AGACAAGGATCAAGTTGTAAAATTACCGATTCTTGCACATCATAATTCTCCACTATGTTACATAGATCTACAA GACATCATTAATTTCGAATTGTTTTCAAGTCATTTGACAAATGGTGAACAACAACACTTGATGAACCTTTTACCTTCTGTTGACACTTCAGATGCTCCATACAG CCTTAAAAGCATGTTCGATAGCACCGAGTTCAACATGAATCTGTCATCCTTCCAAACACTTATCGTTGAGGGAGTTTTTGACAACTCATTTGGTGGGGTCAATAGGGAGGATTGCAGAATTTTGAAGAAGCTTGTCTTAGGCGATTTAGCTAAATCAAAGTGGGTTGAACAACACACAGCTTTTAAG GATCTGAAGTGCAAAAACTCCATCAAGTCAGTAGTGACAGGAGGATACAATGGCTTTGAAATCGTCAACGCAGCACCCTTAAAAAGATCACGAGAGGGACAACACCAAGAAACTACAG GAACCTTCTTTGGGCACAACAGTAGCAGAAAGCTAGTAAGGCCATACTACTTTAAACACGAAGCACATTATTCTTGA